The window CCGCCGCCGGCGGTGACGAAGCGGCGATCTTCGCCGGCGACCTGTTCCGCATGTACGCACGCTACGCCGACACACGCGGCTGGAAGGTCGAGATCCTGAGCGAGAACCCGGGCGAGCACGGCGGCTACAAGGAAATCATCGCGCGCATCCAAGGCCAGGGTGCATTCTCGCGACTCAAGTTCGAATCCGGCGCGCACCGCGTGCAGCGCGTACCCAAGACCGAGGCCCAGGGCCGCATCCACACCTCGACCTGTACGGTGGCGATCCTGCCCGAGCTGGACCAGGTCGAGGACGTGAAGATCAACCCGTCCGAACTCAAGATCGATACGTTTCGCGCCTCCGGTGCCGGCGGCCAGCACGTCAACAAGACCGACTCGGCGATCCGCATCACGCATCTGCCGACCGGTATCGTGGTCGAATGCCAGGAGGAACGCTCACAGCACAAAAATCGCGCGCGTGCCATGAGCCTGCTCGCGGCGCGCATCCGAGAGGGCCAGCAGGCCAAGCAGGACGCCGAGCTGGCGCTGACACGCAAGCTGCAGGTCGGCACCGGCGACCGCTCCGAGCGCATCCGCACCTACAATTTCCCGCAGAATCGCGTCACCGACCACCGCATCAACCTGACGCTGTACCAGCTGGACAGCGTGATGGAAGGCGCGCTGGACGACATCATCGGACCGCTCATCGCCGAGCATCAGGCCGAGCAGCTGGCGGCGATCGGTGAATGATCCACAGGGGTCAAGGGTAGGAGCGGCCTCAGCCGCGACAAACCCGGAAATCGCGACTAAAGTCGCTCCTACAAGTCAGGACCCGACGGCCATGAACCTGTCCGACGCCATCGCCCGCGCCGCCAGCACCCTGCAGGGCACCACCGAAACGCCGCAGCTGGATGCCTCGGTCCTGCTCTGCCACGTGCTCGACTGCCCGCGCAGCTTCCTGCTCAGCCACCCCGAAACCGCGCTCGGCCCGGCGCAGCGCCAGGCCTTCGAAGCGCTGGTGACGCGTCGTGCACAGGGCGAGCCGGTGGCCTATCTCACCGGCGTGCGGGAATTCTGGTCGCTGGAACTGAAGGTCACGCCCGACGTGCTGATCCCGCGCCCGGAAACCGAGACCCTGGTCGAGGCCGCGCTGGCGCGCATGCCGGCCGACAAACCGCTACGCGTGGCCGAGCTGGGCACCGGCAGCGGCGCCATCGCGCTGGCGCTGGCGCGCGAGCGTCCGCGCGCGCACGTGGTCGGCACCGACATCTCGGACGCGGCCCTGGCGGTGGCGCGCCAGAACGAGCGCCTGCATGGCATCCCGAATGTCGTGTTCCACGAGAGCGTATGGTTCGCCGCGCTGGAAGGCCAGCGCTTCGACCTGATCGTCTCCAACCCGCCCTATGTCGCCGAGCACGACCCGCACCTGGAGGCGCTGCGCTTCGAGCCACGCGCGGCGCTGGCGGCCGGACCCGACGGTCTCGACGCGCTGCGCCTCATCATCCGCGAGGCACCGGGCTATCTCGAGCCCGGCGGCTGGCTGCTGGTCGAGCACGGTCCCGCGCAGGACGCGGCCGTGCGCGGCCTGTTCGCGGCGGCCGGCTTCGCGGCCATCGAAACCCTGCCCGACCTCGCCGGCCTGCCGCGCGTCAGCCTCGGCAGAAAGAATTGAAGAGGGGACAGGATAGACAGGATGTACGGGATTAACAGGATGTTCAATTGCCTTGAACATGGATTGGATTTGTCCTGTGAATCCTGAGAATCCTGTCCATTTCTTGACTGAACGGTGCACGACATGAGCGACCTGCGCCGCTATGCCCGGCAGATGATCCTGCCGCAGGTGGATACGCACGGGCAGCAGGCCTTGCGCGACTCGCATGCGCTGGTGATCGGCGTCGGCGGCCTCGGCTCGGCGGCCGCGCTGTATCTCGCGGCCGCCGGCGTGGGCCGGCTGACGCTGGTGGACCGCGACCGCGTGGAGCTGTCCAACCTGCAGCGTCAGATCGCGCACCGGCACGG is drawn from Nevskiales bacterium and contains these coding sequences:
- the prfA gene encoding peptide chain release factor 1; the encoded protein is MKPSLLDKLQELVLRHEDLGRQLAEAEVIADKDRFRRFSQEYAQLAPLAELFARYRRTGEELAASEALQSDPDPAMQAMAAEELPRLKAERARLEAELQGFLVPRDPRDEANIFLEIRAAAGGDEAAIFAGDLFRMYARYADTRGWKVEILSENPGEHGGYKEIIARIQGQGAFSRLKFESGAHRVQRVPKTEAQGRIHTSTCTVAILPELDQVEDVKINPSELKIDTFRASGAGGQHVNKTDSAIRITHLPTGIVVECQEERSQHKNRARAMSLLAARIREGQQAKQDAELALTRKLQVGTGDRSERIRTYNFPQNRVTDHRINLTLYQLDSVMEGALDDIIGPLIAEHQAEQLAAIGE
- the prmC gene encoding peptide chain release factor N(5)-glutamine methyltransferase; its protein translation is MNLSDAIARAASTLQGTTETPQLDASVLLCHVLDCPRSFLLSHPETALGPAQRQAFEALVTRRAQGEPVAYLTGVREFWSLELKVTPDVLIPRPETETLVEAALARMPADKPLRVAELGTGSGAIALALARERPRAHVVGTDISDAALAVARQNERLHGIPNVVFHESVWFAALEGQRFDLIVSNPPYVAEHDPHLEALRFEPRAALAAGPDGLDALRLIIREAPGYLEPGGWLLVEHGPAQDAAVRGLFAAAGFAAIETLPDLAGLPRVSLGRKN